A genomic stretch from Xiphophorus maculatus strain JP 163 A chromosome 14, X_maculatus-5.0-male, whole genome shotgun sequence includes:
- the LOC102232060 gene encoding tripartite motif-containing protein 16-like has product MAQRIVQLDQSNFSCSICLDLLKDPVTIPCGHSYCMNCIKSHWDEEDQRRNHSCPQCRKEFIPRPDLEKNVMLADLVEDLEKTGLQAAAADHCYAGPEDVTCDVCTGRKMKAVKTCLVCLISYCENHLQPHYESPAFKKHKLVNPTKTLMESICSCHDEVMKMLMDGYETISAEAERAEKQKELQESQQQIHQRIQDQEKDVKLLQQEVEAINVSADKAVEDSEKIFTEMIRLLRERSSDVKQQIRSQQETEVSRVKDVQEKLEQEITELKRKDAELEQLSHTEDHNQFLLNYPSLPALSESTHSSSINIRPLRHFEDVTAAVSELTDKLQDILRDSWRNVELAITEVDVLLSEPKTRDEFLKYSQEITLDPNTANIFLLLSEQNRKVTLMNRQQDYPDHPDRFTGCYQVLSRETLTGRCYWEVERTGSGVYVAISYKNINRKEAFGFNDRSWSLYGYTDSYTFYHNNTETPVPGPVSSRIGVYLDHRAGVLCFYSVSETMTLLHRVQTRFTQPLYAGVGLYFSLSCPGDSSAEFIKLK; this is encoded by the coding sequence AAGATCAGAGGAGAAAccacagctgccctcagtgCAGGAAAGAGTTCATACCAAGACCTGATCTGGAGAAAAACGTCATGTTAGCTGATTTAGTGGAGGATCTGGAGAAGACTGGACTccaagctgctgcagctgatcactgctatgctggacctgaagatgtgACCTGTGATGTCTGCACTGGGAGGAAGATGAAAGCTGTCAAGACCTGCCTGGTTTGTCTGATTTCTTACTGTGAGAATCATCTTCAGCCTCATTATGAATCTCCtgcttttaaaaagcacaagCTGGTGAATCCCACCAAAACTCTCATGGAAAGCATCTGCTCTTGTcatgatgaggtgatgaagatgttgaTGGATGGTTATGAAACAATCTCTGCagaagcagaaagggctgagaaGCAGAAGGAGCTCCAGGAGAGTCAACAACAAATCCATCAGAGAATCCAGGACcaagagaaagatgtgaagctgcttcaacaggaggtggaggccatcaatgtctctgctgataaagcagtggaggacagtgagaagatcttcactgaGATGATCCGTCTCCTCCGGGAAAGAAGctctgatgtgaagcagcagatcagatcccagcaggaaactgaagtgagtcgagtcaaagatgttcaggagaagctggagcaggagatcactgagctgaagaggaaagacgctgagctggagcagctctcacacacagaggatcacaaccagtttctcctcaactacccctcactgccagcactcagtgagtctacacactcatccagcatcaacatccgtcctctgagacactttgaagacgtgacagcagctgtgtcagagctcacAGACAAACTACAGGACATCCTGAGAGACTCATGGAGAAACGTTGAACTGGCAATCACTGAAGTGGATGTTCTACTGTCAGAACCAAAGACCAGAGatgaattcttaaaatattcacaagaaatcactctggatccaaacacagcaaacatatttctgttattATCTGAGCAGAACAGAAAAGTAACATTAATGAACCGGCAACAAGATTATCCAGATCATCCTGACAGATTCACTGGTTGTTATCAAGTCCTGAGTAGAGAGACTCTGACTGGacgttgttactgggaggtggagaGGACTGGGAGTGGAGTTTATGTAGCCATTTCTTACAAGAACATCAACAGAAAAGAAGCCTTTGGGTTCAATGACAGATCTTGGTCTTTATATGGTTACACAGACAGTTACACATTTTATCACAACAACACTGAAACTCCAGTAccaggtccagtttcctccagaataggagtgtacctggatcacagagcaggtgttctgtgtttctacagcgtctctgaaaccatgactctcctccacagagtccagaccagatTCACTCAGCCTCTATATGCTGGGGTTGGTCTTTATTTCTCACTTTCCTGTCCTGGTGACTCCTCTGCTGAGTTCATTAAGTTGAAATAG